From the Sphingobium sp. RAC03 genome, the window CCGAAGGGTCCGACTTGGACATTTTTGCGCTACCATCGCGCAGCGACATGATGCGTGCGGATTCCTTGGGGATGATCGGGTCCGGCAGGGTGAAGAGATCGACACCGAAATCGCTGTTGAACTTGGCGGCGATGTCGCGCGCCAGCTCCAAATGCTGTTTCTGGTCTTCGCCCACGGGGACATGCGTCGCGTTATAGGCAAGGATGTCGGCGGCCTGCAGCACGGGATAGACGAACAGGCCGACCGACGCGCCTTCGCGATCCTTGCCTGCCTTGTCCTTGAACTGAGTCATGCGATTGAGCCAGCCGATGCGCGCGGTGCCGTTCAGCAACCAGCAGAGTTCGGCATGGGCGGGAACGCGGGCCTGGTTGAAGAGGACCGAGCGGTCCGGGTCGATCCCGGCGGCGACGAGTGCTGCGGCCATGTCGCGCACATTGCGGATACGCTGGTCGCGGGCCTCATGCACGGTGATGGAGTGCATGTCGGCGAGGAAGAAGAAGCATTGGCTATCCGCATCCATCTCGTCCTGCATCTTTACCCAGTTGCGGATCGCGCCGAGATAATTGCCAAGGTGCAGATTGCCGGTGGGCTGGATGCCGGAAAGGACGCGCATGGGATGATCCGTTCTATTGCGTTATGGTCGTGCCGCGCCGACGCATCAGCGCCTTGATATCGGACAGCCGGTAAGCGCCGGTGACGAAGCAGGCCAGCCCGTAGAGCGTGACGCCCGCGCCGACAAGTATGGCGAGCGCGATATAGCGTTGGACCATGGCTCCGCTGAGCCAGGGATCAAACAGGCTGGCCCCCGCGATCAGTGCGCCGCCCATGATGAGCGCGGCGAGCGCGAGCCGCGGCAGGCGACGGCGCAGCCCCGCATCGGCGGCAAAATGCCCGCGCTTGACCAGCGTGCGATACAGCATCGCCACATTGACGGTGGAAGCGAGCGCGGTGGCGAGAGGCGGCCCGATATGCCCCAGCGTCGGGATAAGCGCGGCATTGCCGACGATGTTGATGAGGATCGAGAGCATGGCGTAGCGCACCGGCGTCCGGGTATCGCCGCGCGCATAATAGCCCGGCGTCAGCACCTTGACGAGGACATAGGCGGGCAGGCCGATCGAGAAGGCGGACAGCGCCCAGCCGCAGCGCATCGCGTCATCGGCGGTGAAGCGGCCATATTGGAACAGGCCGCGCACGATCGGTTCGGCGACGGTCAGGAAGGCGATGGTGGCAGGCAGCGTCAGGAACAGAGCAAGTTCGATGCCCCGATTCTGCGTTTCCATCGCCGCGTCCTCCTCGCCCTTTGACAGCATCCGCGAGATGGTGGGGAGCAGGATGGTGCCAAGGCCGATGCCGATGAGGCCGAGCGGCAATTGGTTCAGTCGGTCGGCATAATAGATATAGGTGATCGATCCGGAGGCGAGCAGCCAGCCCGACAGCGCGGTGGAAACGAGCAGATTGACCTGCTGCGCCCCTGCCCCGGCCGCGGCGGGCACGATGAGGCGGAGGAGTTCGCGGACATCCTTGTCGAGGCGGGGGCGCTGGAGCTTGAGCGAGACGCCCGCGCGGCGGCAGGCCCAGATCAGCCAGAGCAGTTGCAGCGCGCCGCCCACCGTCACCGAGATCGCCTGCACCCGCGCGGTTTCATATTCGTCCGCGCCATGGAAGAACCACAGGCCGCTGATCATCGCGACATTGAGCAGGATCGGTGCAGCGGCATTGACCCAGAATTTGTCGAGCGAATTGAGGATGCCGCCCAGCAGCGAGGCGATGGAGATGAGCGCCAGATAAGGGATAGTGATGCGCGACAGGGTGACCGCGAAGGCGAACTGATCCGGCGTCGGATTCTGCCGCGAAAAGCCGCCGGACAGCGCCCAGGTGATCGGCCAGGCGGCGGCGATCAGCGCGAGGGTGAAGAGGATGAGGACCGGCAGCAGCACGGCAAGCGCGCGCTGGGCAAAGTCATAGCCCGCAGGCAGCCCGCCCTCGCCTGCCGCCTTCTTGTTGAACAGCGGGATGAAGGCGGCGGAAAAGGCACCCTCGGCAAAGAGCGCGCGGAACATATTGGGGAGGCGGAAGGCGACGCCGTTGAAGGCGTCCGACGCGAACCCTGCGCCGACATAGCGGGCGGCGAGGGAATCGCGCACCAGCGCCAGGATGCGACTGACGAGCGTCAGCCCGCCGACCGATCCCAGGGCGCGGACGAGTTTCATGGTATTACCCCCGTGCCCGTTCGGGCTGAGCCTGTCGAAGCCCCACACTTCCTTTTCAAAGAAAAGTGCAGCCCTTCGACAAGCTCAGGGCGAACGGAAACAGGGGTCATCCTGCGTGTCAGGCGTGGCCGGCCGGTTCGCCTGCGGTCTGTTCCAGCGCCTGGGCCTGTTGCAGGTAGAGCGCGCCGAAATCGATGGGGTCGAGCAGCAGCGGCGGGAAGCCGCCGTCGCGGATCGCGTCTGCCAGCACGCGGCGGGCGAAGGGGAAGATGAGGCGCGGCGCTTCTGCCAGCATGAAGGGCTGGATCTGCTCTTCGGGCACGTTGCGCATGCCGAAGATGGCGGCATAGAGCAGGTCGACGGCGAAGGCGGTGCCCTGGGGCGCTGTGGCTTTCACGTCGATCTTGAGCGAGATTTCCATCACTTCTTCACCGACGCGGTCTGCGCCGATGTTGAACTGGACGTCGATCTGCGGCTGGTCGGGCCACTGATAGACGGCCGGCGCATTGGGATTTTCGAAGGACAAGTCCTTCACATATTGGCTGATCAGCGCGATTTGCGGCGCGGTGTCGGCGCCGTTGCCCTGGCTGTTGATATAGGGGTTGGTGTCGGCTTCGTCGGCCATGGTCCGTCCTTATATGGTCAATAATGTCCGGTGGGCCGCAACCCCCCGCGATGTGACCCGCGCGCTTAGCAGGGGGCGCGGAGCAGGGCAATGGCACCGGCACGAAGGGGCTATTTGAAGTTACGGGCAAACATGCCTATGTTGGTTGGAACATTGTCCCCGCGCAAAGGGTATAGATTTCCGTGTATGTGATCGTCATCCTCGCCATGATAGCCGGTTTTCTGGCGCTCCGGCTCTATTCCGTGCTCGGCAAACGTACCGGGCATGAGCAGGAGCCTGCGCTCCGTCCCGCCGAAGACCGTGCCAAGGTGACGGTGCTGCAGCCCCGACCGATGGCCGAGGGTTCGGGCGATTCGGTGCGCCTGGCCGACGGGTTGATCGCGCCGGGGGCGGAAAATGGCGTGCGCGCCTTGATCGCCGCCGATCGCAGCTTCGATGTGCCGCAGTTCGTCGATGGAGCCAAAAGCGCCTATCGCATGGTGCTGGAGGCCTTTTGGCGCGGTGACCGGGACGAGCTGGCCTGGTTGTGCGACGAGGATGTGCGCGCTTCCTTTGAAGCTGCGATCGCCGCGCGCGAGGCCGAGGGCCATGTGCTCGACAACCGGCTGGTGCGGATCGAAAAGGCGCAGATCATGGAAGCCTCCGTCAATGGCGGCGTCGCGCAGATCGCGCTGCGCTTCGAAGCCGATATCGCCGCCGTCACGCGCGATCAGGACGGCAATGTCGTCGCCGGGTCGATGACCGATGCGGTCGGGACCAACGATATCTGGACCTTTACCCGCGACGTCCGCAGTGCCGATCCCAACTGGAAGCTCAGCGAAACCGACGAAGCGTGATCGGCGCATGATGCTGCGTTCTAGGGCGGGCGCGCTGGGCGCTGCACTGCTGCTGTCGGCCTGTTCGGGCAGCATGATCCCGCCGTCCGCGACTGGCCCTGCGCCGTCGCGGCCTGGGTCGTCCGGAGAAGTCGCCACCCGCCCTACCCCGGCAACGCCGCGCCCCACCCTTCCCGTCGAGATGCCAACCGACCCGGCGCTGGTGCCGGGCACCGCCGCCGCCTTGGGCGTGACGCGCGGGCCGGAGGTTGGTAGCCTGATCCCGTCGGGCGAGCGTTCGCGGCTGGCGTTGCAGGCGTTTCGCATTTCCTGCCCTACGCTGATGCGGCGCACCGATGCGAGCGGACTGACCAGGGGGTCGGACTGGAACAATGCCTGCGCGGCGGCATCTAGCTGGCCGGACACCAGCGCCAGCGAATTTTTCTCCCGCTATTTCGAAGCGGTGCAGGTGGGCGATGGCGCAGCCTTCGTCACCGGCTATTATGAGCCGGAAATCGCCGGGTCGCGCACGCGCCAGCCGGGCTATGACGTGCCCATCTATCGCCGCCCAACCGACCTGATCGACGTCGATCTGGGCCAGTTCAGCGAGACCCTCAAAGGCCGCACGATCCGGGGCAAGGTCGCGGGCACCAAGTTCGTGCCTTATGACGAGCGCAAGCAGATCGTCAGCGGCGCGCTGGCCGGACGCGGGCTGGAACTGGCCTATGCGGCCGATCCGGTCGAATTCTTCTTCCTGCAGGTACAGGGCAGCGGGCGGCTGAACCTGCCCGACGGCGGCGTCATGCGCATCGGTTATGATGGGCAAAATGGCCGCGATTATACCGGCATCGGCAAGCTGATGAAGGATCGCGGGCTGATCAAGGCCGGGTCGATGCAGGACATCATGCAATATTTGCGCGCCAACCCGGTCGAGGGTGCGGGAATCATGAACGAGAATAAGAGCTTCGTCTTTTTCCGCGAACTGACCGGCGCGGGGCCGATCGGCGCGCTGGGCGTGCCGGTGACGGCCGAAGGGACGGTCGCTGCCGATCCCAAATATGTGCCGCTGGGCGCGCCGGTGCTGCTCTCGCTCGACCGGGCCGAACCCAATGGCATGTGGATCGCGCAGGATACGGGCGGCGCGATCAAGGGGGCCAATCGCTTCGACAGTTTCTGGGGTGCAGGAGCGCGGGCGCGCGGCATTGCAGGGGGTATGTCGGCGCGGGGCAGTGCGCTCATTCTGCTGCCGATCGGGTCGGTCGCCCGCCTCACCCGACCCTGACCGGGGTGGCGATGGCGCGGCGGTATCTTTCGACCGATGAGCAGGCGCTGTGGAGCGCGCTTGCCCGGACGGTGCGACCGCTGCGCCCGCTGGCCCAAGCGCCTGTCCCTCTGCCGGTGGTGACTATCGACCCTCCAGCGAAAAAGGCCATTGCGCAGCCCCCTGCCCGCCCCACTCCACCGCCTGCGCCTGTCCGCACGCCTGCCGCCGTACTGGACACGGGTTGGGAAAAGCGCATCCGCAATGGCGCGGTCAGCCCGGAGATGAGCA encodes:
- the trpS gene encoding tryptophan--tRNA ligase, producing the protein MRVLSGIQPTGNLHLGNYLGAIRNWVKMQDEMDADSQCFFFLADMHSITVHEARDQRIRNVRDMAAALVAAGIDPDRSVLFNQARVPAHAELCWLLNGTARIGWLNRMTQFKDKAGKDREGASVGLFVYPVLQAADILAYNATHVPVGEDQKQHLELARDIAAKFNSDFGVDLFTLPDPIIPKESARIMSLRDGSAKMSKSDPSDMSRINLTDDDDAIMAKVKKAKSDQEMLPETAAGLAGRPEASNLVGILATLTVRTPDAVCAEFAGKGFGAFKPALGEVLVETLRPIRQRFLELRTDDAALDAILDKGAAKAAAAAEPTLRAAYDAMGLMR
- the murJ gene encoding murein biosynthesis integral membrane protein MurJ, with protein sequence MKLVRALGSVGGLTLVSRILALVRDSLAARYVGAGFASDAFNGVAFRLPNMFRALFAEGAFSAAFIPLFNKKAAGEGGLPAGYDFAQRALAVLLPVLILFTLALIAAAWPITWALSGGFSRQNPTPDQFAFAVTLSRITIPYLALISIASLLGGILNSLDKFWVNAAAPILLNVAMISGLWFFHGADEYETARVQAISVTVGGALQLLWLIWACRRAGVSLKLQRPRLDKDVRELLRLIVPAAAGAGAQQVNLLVSTALSGWLLASGSITYIYYADRLNQLPLGLIGIGLGTILLPTISRMLSKGEEDAAMETQNRGIELALFLTLPATIAFLTVAEPIVRGLFQYGRFTADDAMRCGWALSAFSIGLPAYVLVKVLTPGYYARGDTRTPVRYAMLSILINIVGNAALIPTLGHIGPPLATALASTVNVAMLYRTLVKRGHFAADAGLRRRLPRLALAALIMGGALIAGASLFDPWLSGAMVQRYIALAILVGAGVTLYGLACFVTGAYRLSDIKALMRRRGTTITQ
- the secB gene encoding protein-export chaperone SecB, with the translated sequence MADEADTNPYINSQGNGADTAPQIALISQYVKDLSFENPNAPAVYQWPDQPQIDVQFNIGADRVGEEVMEISLKIDVKATAPQGTAFAVDLLYAAIFGMRNVPEEQIQPFMLAEAPRLIFPFARRVLADAIRDGGFPPLLLDPIDFGALYLQQAQALEQTAGEPAGHA
- a CDS encoding Tim44/TimA family putative adaptor protein — encoded protein: MYVIVILAMIAGFLALRLYSVLGKRTGHEQEPALRPAEDRAKVTVLQPRPMAEGSGDSVRLADGLIAPGAENGVRALIAADRSFDVPQFVDGAKSAYRMVLEAFWRGDRDELAWLCDEDVRASFEAAIAAREAEGHVLDNRLVRIEKAQIMEASVNGGVAQIALRFEADIAAVTRDQDGNVVAGSMTDAVGTNDIWTFTRDVRSADPNWKLSETDEA
- a CDS encoding murein transglycosylase A, whose amino-acid sequence is MMLRSRAGALGAALLLSACSGSMIPPSATGPAPSRPGSSGEVATRPTPATPRPTLPVEMPTDPALVPGTAAALGVTRGPEVGSLIPSGERSRLALQAFRISCPTLMRRTDASGLTRGSDWNNACAAASSWPDTSASEFFSRYFEAVQVGDGAAFVTGYYEPEIAGSRTRQPGYDVPIYRRPTDLIDVDLGQFSETLKGRTIRGKVAGTKFVPYDERKQIVSGALAGRGLELAYAADPVEFFFLQVQGSGRLNLPDGGVMRIGYDGQNGRDYTGIGKLMKDRGLIKAGSMQDIMQYLRANPVEGAGIMNENKSFVFFRELTGAGPIGALGVPVTAEGTVAADPKYVPLGAPVLLSLDRAEPNGMWIAQDTGGAIKGANRFDSFWGAGARARGIAGGMSARGSALILLPIGSVARLTRP